The Pogona vitticeps strain Pit_001003342236 chromosome 6, PviZW2.1, whole genome shotgun sequence genome contains a region encoding:
- the LOC110091575 gene encoding 7-alpha-hydroxycholest-4-en-3-one 12-alpha-hydroxylase-like: MNFWETVLCSLLGSLLAIVLGGLYTAGAFRKRRPKEPPLDKGWIPWLGHGLSFRKNPVEFLEGMRKKHGDIFTVLVGGNYINMVADASTYEAIIKESKDKLDFGTFALVIVSNTFDFHPGEIHHKIVQNVSKKYLNGKNLAALNQIMMQKLQTVMLHGRGSRDGPKSWQQDGVFHFSYKTIFQAAVLSLFGTDPGEKAESKDGDIERKLKKCGELFVEFQKFDHFFPQLALGMLDAQSKKEVDRLRNILWDFLSVEKMYQRDDINPWITEQDREMAEAGMTEKIRTQVQLLLLWASQANTGPATFWILLFLLKHPEAMKAVREEVEKALREAGQEVKPGGPFINVALDTIKTPLLDSTIEETLRLKASTFLFRTVMQEMGLTMFDGKEYLLRKGDQILLFPFLSLNMDPEIYPEPQKFKYDRFLNPDGTKKEFYKNGLKLKYYNMPFGAGPSMCPGRFFAVSEMKMFVILMLSYFDMELINQGEEIPPVDVHRFGFGTANPSCDIQFRYRPRF, encoded by the coding sequence ATGAATTTCTGGGAGACGGTGCTTTGCTCCTTGCTGGGATCCCTGCTGGCGATCGTGCTTGGTGGCCTCTACACGGCGGGAGCGTTTCGCAAGAGGAGACCCAAAGAGCCTCCTCTGGATAAAGGCTGGATTCCATGGCTGGGACATGGGCTAAGCTTTAGGAAGAACCCTGTCGAGTTTCTGGAAGGCATGAGGAAGAAACACGGGGATATTTTCACCGTTCTGGTCGGCGGCAACTATATCAACATGGTGGCAGATGCTTCCACGTACGAGGCCATCATTAAGGAATCCAAAGACAAGCTGGATTTTGGAACCTTTGCCTTAGTTATCGTTTCGAACACGTTTGACTTCCACCCGGGCGAAATTCATCACAAAATTGTACAAAACGTAAGCAAGAAGTATCTCAACGGCAAGAACCTGGCTGCCCTGAACCAGATCATGATGCAGAAGCTGCAGACCGTGATGCTCCATGGCCGCGGTTCGAGAGATGGACCGAAATCCTGGCAGCAGGACGGAGTCTTCCATTTCAGCTACAAAACCATCTTTCAGGCCGCCGTTCTGTCCTTGTTTGGCACCGACCCGGGGGAAAAAGCGGAGAGCAAAGACGGCGACATAGAAAGGAAGCTGAAAAAATGTGGAGAGctctttgttgagtttcaaaaaTTTGACCATTTCTTTCCCCAGTTGGCCCTTGGCATGCTGGATGCTCAGAGCAAGAAGGAGGTGGACAGGCTGAGAAATATCTTGTGGGACTTCCTTTCTGTGGAAAAGATGTATCAGAGGGACGACATCAACCCCTGGATCACTGAACAAGACAGGGAGATGGCTGAGGCGGGAATGACTGAGAAGATCAGAACTCAGGTGCAGCTTCTTCTCCTCTGGGCCTCGCAAGCTAACACAGGCCCGGCTACTTTCTGGATCCTTCTGTTCCTCCTGAAACATCCGGAAGCAATGAAGGCCGTGAGGGAAGAAGTGGAGAAAGCCCTGCGAGAGGCTGGCCAGGAGGTCAAGCCCGGTGGCCCTTTTATCAACGTGGCCTTGGACACGATCAAGACGCCACTTCTGGACAGCACCATCGAGGAAACCCTCCGCTTGAAAGCCAGCACGTTTCTGTTCCGGACGGTGATGCAGGAAATGGGTCTTACGATGTTTGACGGGAAAGAATACCTCCTGAGAAAAGGGGACCAgattctcctcttccccttcctttcGCTGAACATGGATCCAGAAATCTACCCTGAGCCTCAGAAGTTCAAATACGACAGGTTCCTGAACCCCGATGGCACCAAAAAAGAATTTTATAAAAACGGGTTGAAGCTGAAGTATTACAACATGCCCTTTGGCGCCGGACCCTCTATGTGTCCCGGGCGCTTCTTTGCGGTGAGTGAAATGAAGATGTTTGTGATTCTGATGCTGAGTTACTTTGACATGGAACTGATCAACCAAGGAGAAGAAATCCCTCCGGTGGATGTACATCGCTTTGGGTTTGGAACGGCAAACCCTTCTTGTGACATCCAATTCAGGTATCGGCCGCGATTCTAA